One stretch of Castor canadensis chromosome 14, mCasCan1.hap1v2, whole genome shotgun sequence DNA includes these proteins:
- the LOC109676049 gene encoding olfactory receptor 7G2-like — protein MEPTNQTDISEFLLMGLRDDPELQPLIFVLFLSIYLVTILGNLLIILAVSSDSHLHTPMYFFLSSLSFTDICISTTTIPKMLVNIQAQTQSITYIGCLSQVCFVLIFGGLENCLLAVMAYDRYVAICQPLRYVVIMNPRFCVLLILLCLLITTLNALLHSLMMLRLSFCTDREISHFFCELVQVTRLSCSDTFINNILVYSGTSLFAGIPLSGIIFSYSQIVSSVLRIPTVRGRYKAFSTCGSHLSVVTLFYGTGIGVYMSSEVSDSSTENVMASVMYIVVPQMLNPFVYSLRNKEMKEALRHLIVGMPYFL, from the coding sequence ATGGAACCCACAAACCAAACAGacatttcagaatttcttcttaTGGGACTCAGAGATGATCCAGAGCTGCAGCCCCTCATCTTCGTTCTCTTCCTGTCCATCTATCTGGTCACTATCCTGGGAAACCTTCTTATCATCCTAGCTGTCAGCTCTGACTCACACCTCCAtacccccatgtactttttcctctccAGTCTGTCCTTCACTGACATCTGCATAAGCACCACCACAatcccaaagatgctggtgaacatcCAAGCCCAAACTCAGAGCATCACATACATAGGATGCCTCTCCCAGGTCTGTTTTGTCCTGATTTTTGGTGGCTTAGAAAACTGTCTCCTTGCAGTgatggcctatgatcgctatgtggcAATTTGTCAGCCTCTGAGGTACGTGGTCATCATGAACCCTCGCTTCTGTGTCCTGCTTATTCTACTCTGCCTACTCATTACTACTTTGAATGCATTACTCCACAGTCTGATGATGCTACGGTTGTCTTTTTGCACAGACAGAGAAATCTCCCACTTCTTCTGTGAACTTGTTCAGGTCACCAGGCTCTCTTGTTCTGATACCTTCATTAATAACATCCTTGTGTATTCGGGGACTAGTCTATTTGCTGGTATTCCTTTATCAGGgattattttctcatattctcaaATTGTCTCCTCTGTTTTGAGGATCCCAACAGTCAGAGGGAGATATAAAGCCTTTTCTACCTGTGGTTCTCACCTCTCAGTGGTGACCTTGTTCTATGGGACAGGTATTGGAGTGTACATGAGCTCTGAGGTTAGTGACTCCTCCACTGAAAATGTTATGGCTTCAGTTATGTATATTGTTGTCCCTCAAATGCTGAACCCTTTTGTCTACAGTTTAAGAAACAAGGAAATGAAGGAGGCCTTGAGGCATCTTATTGTTGGGATGCCTTATTTTCTATGA